In Cicer arietinum cultivar CDC Frontier isolate Library 1 chromosome 1, Cicar.CDCFrontier_v2.0, whole genome shotgun sequence, one DNA window encodes the following:
- the LOC113787662 gene encoding uncharacterized protein produces the protein MSKDMYIAEGGSSYRPPYFGGIDYYFWKRKMQLFLKSQDTGMWRIITDGDFVPRVDQNDSTSAEKKEADWTTEEKSKVLLNSKAHLFLSCALSREECERVDECKTAKEVWDTLQTHHEGTSHVKETRIDIGIRKFELFEMNEGETIDEMYSRFTTIVNEMRSLGKAYSVQDRVRKIMRCLPIIWRPMVTAISQAKNLDVLGLEELIGTLRAHEVLLQEDKPIKKVKTIALKASQESTPVQTDEDSEEIEQEDVDKEIVRLTRKIQRMLIRRDQIKKGFLDKKEFKTEIDKSKIICFGCNKQGHYKTECPLNKKVPKKFPFKKKSMMATWDESDESETEKPEKANLCLMADIEETEVHVSSYFASMYALIIMFKIKMLSLVKDNKEHNGIFLVF, from the exons atgtcaaaagataTGTACATTGCTGAAGGAGGGTCATCATatagaccaccttactttgGTGGCATAGACTACTATTTCTGGAAAAGAAAAATGCAGTTGtttctgaaatctcaagatacaggaatgtggcgcatcattacagatggagatttcgtACCAAGAGTCgaccaaaatgattcaacctctgctgaaaagaaagaagcagattggacaacagaagaaaaatctaaggtactcctaaactctaaagctcatttattctTATCGTGCGCTTTGAGCAGAGAAGAATgcgaaagagttgatgaatgcaaaactgctaaagaagtatgggacacattacaaactcatcacgaaggaacaagccatgtaaaagaaacaaggattgatataggcataagaaagtttgaactctttgaaatgaatgaaggagaaaccattgatgagatgtactcaagattcacaaccattgtaaatgaaatgcgctctttagggaaagcatactcagtacaagacagagtcagaaagatcatgagatgtcttccaataatatggagaccaatggtgacagccaTAAGTCAGGCCAAGAATCTTGACGTACTCGGACTGGAGGAACTAATTGGAACATTACGAGCACATGAAGTgctgctacaagaagacaaaccaatcaaaaagGTCAAAACAATAGCTTTGAAAGCATCTCAAGAAAGTACACCAGTACAAACAGATGAGGACTCAGAAGaaatcgaacaagaagatgttgataaAGAGATAGTTCGTCttacaagaaagatacaaagaatGTTGATAAGAagggatcaaatcaaaaagggatttctaGATAAAAAGGAATTCAAAACTGAAATAGATAAAAGCAAAATCATTTGTTTTGGCTGCAACAAACAAGGACAttacaaaactgaatgtccattaaacaaaaaggtgccaaagaaatttcctttcaaaaagaagtcaatgaTGGCAACCTGGGATGAATCtgatgaatcagaaacagaGAAACCTGAAAAAGCCAATCTGTGTTTAATGGCAGATATTGAAGAAACAGAG gtACATGTATCATCTTATTTCGCTTCCATGTATGCGCTTATTATCatgttcaaaattaaaatgttgtctCTTGTAAAAGATAACAAAGAGCATAATGGCATTTTCCTtgtattctga
- the LOC113787663 gene encoding uncharacterized protein, which yields MSKDMYIAEGGSSYRPPYFGGIDYYFWKRKMQLFLKSQDTGMWRIITDGDFVPRVDQNDSTSAEKKEADWTTEEKSKVLLNSKAHLFLSCALSREECERVDECKTAKEVWDTLQTHHEGTSHVKETRIDIGIRKFELFEMNEGETIDEMYSRFTTIVNEMRSLGKAYSVQDRVRKIMRCLPIIWRPMVTAISQAKNLDVLGLEELIGTLRAHEVLLQEDKPIKKVKTIALKASQESTPVQTDEDSEEIEQEDVDKEIVRLTRKIQRMLIRRDQIKKGFLDKKEFKTEIDKSKIICFGCNKQGHYKTECPLNKKVPKKFPFKKKSMMATWDESDESETEKPEKANLCLMADIEETEPVSRYHNPEQSSSMLVATINNTSSESEQFA from the exons atgtcaaaagataTGTACATTGCTGAAGGAGGGTCATCATatagaccaccttactttgGTGGCATAGACTACTATTTCTGGAAAAGAAAAATGCAGTTGtttctgaaatctcaagatacaggaatgtggcgcatcattacagatggagatttcgtACCAAGAGTCgaccaaaatgattcaacctctgctgaaaagaaagaagcagattggacaacagaagaaaaatctaaggtactcctaaactctaaagctcatttattctTATCGTGCGCTTTGAGCAGAGAAGAATgcgaaagagttgatgaatgcaaaactgctaaagaagtatgggacacattacaaactcatcacgaaggaacaagccatgtaaaagaaacaaggattgatataggcataagaaagtttgaactctttgaaatgaatgaaggagaaaccattgatgagatgtactcaagattcacaaccattgtaaatgaaatgcgctctttagggaaagcatactcagtacaagacagagtcagaaagatcatgagatgtcttccaataatatggagaccaatggtgacagccaTAAGTCAGGCCAAGAATCTTGACGTACTCGGACTGGAGGAACTAATTGGAACATTACGAGCACATGAAGTgctgctacaagaagacaaaccaatcaaaaagGTCAAAACAATAGCTTTGAAAGCATCTCAAGAAAGTACACCAGTACAAACAGATGAGGACTCAGAAGaaatcgaacaagaagatgttgataaAGAGATAGTTCGTCttacaagaaagatacaaagaatGTTGATAAGAagggatcaaatcaaaaagggatttctaGATAAAAAGGAATTCAAAACTGAAATAGATAAAAGCAAAATCATTTGTTTTGGCTGCAACAAACAAGGACAttacaaaactgaatgtccattaaacaaaaaggtgccaaagaaatttcctttcaaaaagaagtcaatgaTGGCAACCTGGGATGAATCtgatgaatcagaaacagaGAAACCTGAAAAAGCCAATCTGTGTTTAATGGCAGATATTGAAGAAACAGAG CCTGTGTCAAGATATCATAATCCTGAGCAGTCATCTTCTATGCTTGTAGCAACCATCAACAACACTTCATCAGAATCAGAACAGTTTGCATAG